The genomic interval TTTTAATTTATTATGTAGTGCACGGCAAAAAAGCGGCTGTAAGACAAAGAGAGAAAGTTGCGTAAAGGAAAGTTCATAGGACGTATCTTATTGAAAAGGCTGGAATCCTTGTTATATCGAGGGTTTTAGCTTGTTTAGGTTGGGTCGGAATCGATACTTTACAGCTGCGACTAAGAGGAGTAGAAGATGAAGTGTCCCCGTACTAAGGGGAGAGATACGATTAATCATATTAAAATTCATTGGTTAGTGTCGTATCTGCCTGTCCTTTTTTTGAGGGTTAGAGTAAGTGTTTTTAAATAAAAAAACACCAAGTAAATGATGTACGGTGGAGAGGTTTTTAACTGGATAGTTTCAACAAGTTAGCTGCTTGATTTTCTGTGAGATCAGTAATTAAAACGAGCTCGCTAATTAAATTTCTTCGCGCTTGATTTAACATGTGTCTTTCACTTGAATTAAGCGATTTTTCCTTACTCTGAAACAAGAGATTGCGAACTATTTCAACAGAATCATGCACATCGCCTGTCTTCATTTTTTCTAGATTTGAGATATATCTTTCTTTCCATGAAAGTGAATTATGCGGTTTTTCGTGATGGAAATCTAACAATATTTCCTTCATCGTCTTCCGGTCAACGAGTGAACGAATACCTGATGTGTGTATCTTGTTCATCGGGATCATAACGTCCATTTTACAAATCGGAATGTTAATCACACAATATTCCTCTGTTTTCCCTAGGATTTTTCTTTCTTCAATGGCTTTAATGATACCTGCCCCATGCATTGGATAAAAAACTTTGTCGCCAATTTGAACCAAATCATACACCTCCATATATATCTACATTTATTATGGTAGCATATAATCGATATTTAATCAAATTTTATATAATACCATGGATAGTTAGTTTGTGTCAATATATAATCCATTGATTAATATAGGGCTATTTTCCTGAAATGACTACTTGTATAGATACGTACTATACCTTGCGAATAGACTGTCGCTAGTATGGAGTTAAGAGAATGGATAAAGGATTGTTTAAACGGGTAATCGCTTGTTGTCTTGTGTGAACGAGGCAGGTTTTTAATTTTTCCCGTTTTTGAAAATTCCTCTCTCATTTAAGGCTAAGGAGATTGTTTACGGTACATATTAACATTGGTTTACAATCTGAAAGGTACGGGAGGAAGAATATGAAAGGTAAATTGAAAACTTTGATTTTATTTCCTTTGCTTTCATTTGTCTTTTTATTAGTATGTAGCTTGGATAATAATGAGGTTTATACGCAAGATCGAGCATCTGTCTGTTCAAATCTGAAGGGCATGAGCATACCAGCATCCCAAATCGGTTTGCCGACAAATGGTGCTACCGTTCAGTCTGCGACGTTCGTATGGAAAACTGGAAAGTACTATAAAAATAGAGGATTTTGTAAGGTGCTAGGAGCGATTCACCCAGTAGATAAGAACGCTCCGGATATTCATTTTCAAGTCAATCTTCCCACGAATTGGAACCATAAACTATTGCAAGTGGGCGGCGGTGCTTTTGATGGTGTGTTAGTAACAGGTCTAGGAGCTAACATTGGAAAGCCTTTGGCAAGTCCAGATGCCTTGTCGAAAGGCTACGTGACGTTTGGCAGTGACTCGGGCCATCAAGGCAAGAGCTTAGACGGAAGCTTTGCCTTGAATGACGAAGCCTTGGCTAACTTTGCTTCCGATCAATTGAAAAAAACAAAAGATGTTGCTCTTGAGCTAGTGGATGCACGTTACCGCAGTAAACCATCTCAGGTCTACTTTTTTGGCAGATCGAATGGAGGGCGTGAAGCATTAAAAGTTGTTCAACGCTTTCCTACAGAATATGATGGCGTCATCGTATTATACCCGGCATTAAACTGGGTATCCAAGGCGATTAAGGACAACCAAAATGCTAACGCATTGTACGCTAATAATGGAGCTGGATGGATTAGCCCGACGGAAAACAAGCTCATTAATGAAACGGTTCTTAACGCTTGTGATTCCTTGGACGGTGTTGCGGACGGTATTGTAAGTCATATAACAGCTTGTGCAAAAAAAACAAATCACATTCTAACCTTCTTAAGCAAACATCTTTCTAAGGAAAAGGTAGATATCATCAAACTTTTCAATTCACCATTGCGCTTTAACTATCCGCTTGCAAATGGATTGACGGTCACGCCGGGATATTCTCAATTGCAGGGTGCAAACATTAGTGAGAGTAGACTTTCTCAATATGGAACATCGCCGTTAAAAAGAAAGAACTTTGTCTCAAGATTAGGAGATGGAGTCATTAAGTATATGGTTGTTCGAGATAAAGATTTTAATCCTGTCCATTTCAATCCAGATCAATGGAGGGGTCAAGTTGTGAAAGCCTCACAATTACTTGATGCGACTGATCCTAATCTCTCTAAATTTAAGGACAGTGGAGGGAAATTAATCTTGCTTCACGGAACAGCAGACCAGATTGTTACTCCGTACAGTTCGGTTGATTATTATAACAAGCTTGTCGATAAGTTTGGAAAAAGTTCGCTTGATCAATTTGTTCAGTTCTACTTGGTTCCTGGCTATGGTCATAGAAGATCAGAAGCCTTCACAATGAGAGCAGATTTACTCGGTGCACTAGATACATGGGTAGTGGATGGAAAGAGACCCGTGAATCTCGTTGCACAAGATCAAAACGCTGATACTTTTGGTCGTACCCGTCCGCTATGTGAATATCCAACTTATCCAAAGTACAAAGGAAAAGGGAATGTAAACTCGGCTGCAAACTTTACTTGTGCAGCTCCTTAATTTGTGACATAAGAACTTTGATTTTTTTAAGGGCCTGTCCTATAAGTTATTTATATGATTATGGGCAGGTTCTATAATAAAGTATTTTAAAATTTTGAGGTAGGGTTCTTACTGCTTAATAAATAAAAAATATTTTGAATTTTTCGACAAAATAACAAGGCATGCGACATTGTTGGTATGGTATAAGTAAGGTAAATATTGTAAGTTAACTTACTTATAGAAAAGTAGCACATGTTCCGACATTTAATCAGAAAGATGTAGATGATTGATAACATAATGGTGGTGTCCTTGTTGAAAGCAAATAGATTCATATTATTATCTTTGTTTTGTTCCAGTTTAGCTCTAACGACAGCTTGTGTAACGAAAGAAGCAAATACAAGTATTGAAACAAGTGAAAGAACGAAAGACAATCAAATGGATGAACCGATTGTATCTTCAGAACCGCAAGAAAAAACTCAAACAATCAAGCAAGTGAATGAAACGGAGGAAACATTCCTTGAAATTCATCCAAAAGAAACTCCAGAGATCCTCTACGAAACCATTCCAAAAGACAAATTGCATGAATTAAAATCTGTATATACGTTTTCCGAGGTGTATACGGAAGTAGAAGGTGTATTAACTTTCCGTGGAAATAATTTGAGAAACTCCTCTAGTTATGGTGAAGTGAAAATGAATCCGGTTTCTTTAGAGAAAACATGGTCATTTGTTACAGGTTCAAGCCCTAAATGGGGAGGTGGGGCTGGTTGGACAGGGCAGCCGGCCGTTATAAAATGGGATTCAGACATTAGAGAAATGATGAACCTTAAGGAAGAATTTAAACATAAGGAAAATTTCATCGAGGTGATTTATGCGAGTCTTGATGGAAAAATCTATTTCTTTGATCTTGAATCTGGTAAAGAATCAAGAAATCCTATTAAAGGAAGTATATCCATTGATCCGCGCGGCTATCCGTTACTTTATACCGGTCAAGGAATACCTCAGCAAGGAGATATTGGTTTTCGTATTTTCAGTTTAATAGATGGAGAGATGCTGCACTTCATTCCAGGGATTGAAGCGGATGCTTATCGTCCTTGGGGAGCTTTTGATGGTTCTGCTCTTGTGAATAGAGAAACAGATACTCTTATTCTCGGCGGAGAAAATGGATTATTCTACAATATTAAATTAAATACTGTTTTTAATAAGGAAGAGAAAAATATTAGGGTTGCTCCAGAACAAGTTAAATATCGCTACAAAGTAAAGGGGAATGATTATCAAGGGATTGAGAACTCTGTAGCTGTCTATAAAAACCTTGCCTTTTTCGCGGATAATGGAGGCAGCATTCAAGGGATTAATTTAATGACAATGAAACCAATCTGGGCATTGTCAGGGACTGATGATACAGATGCGTCGATTGTAATTGAGGAAGAAGAAAATATTCCTTTCCTATATACAGGAACAGAAGTAGATAAATTAAGAGGAAGTGATAGCCATTCCCTTATACGTAAAATAAATGGTGTAACAGGTGAAGTCGTTTGGACGAAAAAGTATGACGCGATGTATAACGAAAGTGTCAATGGAGGCATGCTGTCTACACCTGTTATTGGAAAAAATGAAATGAAAGATTTAGCGATTTTCACCATTGCACGGCACAAGACGATGAATGCAGGGCTTATGGTCGCTGTTAATAAAACGACTGGGGAAGAGGTATGGAGATGGGAAATGCCAAGTTATACGTGGTCATCCCCAGTGGCGGTATACGATAAAAATGGACAAGCTTATCTGATTCAATGTGATTCAATTGGTACGATGTATTTGTTAAATGGAAAAACAGGAGAAGTCATAAATAAGATAAATCTAGGGTCCAACATTGAAGCATCACCTGCTATTTTTAATGACTCTATCGTTGTTGCAAGCAGGGGAGGACAGATTTTTAAAGTGAAAATCAAGTAGTGTACGTAATTTTTTGGATGAGAGAGAATGATAAAATACTGCAGGCTGGGGCGAATAACCCCGGCCTGTTCAATTATTTGTAGAAAACTTACCTTTTCTTTAAAGGATTGAAGTTTAAACAGTATTGTTGATAACAGATTCTTATGAAAAAACAATGCGACTTTTGCTGTTAAACATGCAGGTATAGGTGGATTCACCTTAGGTTTACTCCGCATTCCAGACCTTTTTTTGCATAATAAGTGCAACTAGGCCTATAATAGCGACAAATAACAAACTAACAAAAAAGCCCATGCGAATGCTTTTCTCCATCAATGTTCCGCTTACTGCTGCAAGGATGAGGGCAATCCCGATAAAAGCTAACAACTTCCCCCATACTTTCATTTCTAAAATACGAAGAGCAGAAATAATAATGAAAGACCAATTGAATAAAATCAAAATCCCTGCAGCTGTCGTAATGTACTCATAAATTTTACCAGGTAACAATAGAGCGGTAACGATGGATGCGATTAATCCAATCGTTGCGAGTAATAAAGAAGGGAAAGGGAGGTCCTTCCACTTTTTAATCTTTTTAGAAAACACAGCTGGAGCATCGCCGCCATCTGCTAGCGTGACAAGAAGTGTTGTTACCCCGAATAATGAAGCGGTCATTGTTGAAAAACCAGCCATAATGATTGCTGCATTAAATACATGCGGAAAAAAATTAAAATGATATTTATCGAGTGCTGTTACAAAAGGACTTTCCTTTGAATTAAACGCTCCATGCGCAGCCATATAGACGGCAAGTCCAAGCGAAATAATATAAATGATAGCTAGTACGATTAACATAATAATTCCCGCTTTTGGGGCGTCTTCTTTCTTTTTTAATCTCATGGCCATTAGTCCAATGACTTCTATTCCTCCATAAGCGTAAAAAGCATAGATTAAAGAAGACCAAAAACCTTTCCATCCTTCAGGAAATAGTTCCTTCGTTGAATTCGGAAACCCAGCATGTTTTACATCCCCACCAATCCACCCGAATATGGCAGCAGCGGCAAGAATAATAAACATAACAATAGCGGCTGTTTTGATAACGGCCAATACATTCTCTACTTTATCAAAACCTTTGTTACCGGTTAACACGACAATAATAGAGAGAATGGCGTATCCAGTTGCAAACAGCCAAAGGGGAACATGGGGGAACCAAAATCTTGATAAGATGGATAGAGCTGTTAATTGGCTGCCCATAATGAGGATATTTGAACTCCAATATCCCCAGCCGCAGCTAAATCCAGCCCAACGCCCATAAGCTTTGTTTGCATAGTAGCAAAACGATCCATCTTGAGGATCCTCAGCCGTCATTTTAGCTAATAAGTTGTATACAATATAGGTTCCAATGGCTGCTAATAAAAAGGAAAAGACAATAGAGGGACCTGTTATTTCTATACCAATGGCTGATCCGAGAAAAAAACCTGTACCAATCGTACAGCCAACTCCTATTAAGGACAATTGCCACCATTTTAAATTTCCTTCTTTATTACCTTTGTTACCCTTACTTTGACCACTAGGAATAAAAAAATCCAATGCCATACCTCCTCGCATATCAAGTATTATCCTTTGATAAGGGCTTTTGTTTTATGTGCAAGCAGCTTTGGCAAAATAAGCCGCTTATAGTAACAAATCTTCATGAACAGAGGAATGTGTTATGTATGGAGAGAATGCTGATTATGTAGGATATGGGGAATGGCATGAAGTTACTGCAGCTTTTGATTAATTAAGTAGTAACGTTATTGGTTATGAATCAAATGAAAAAATCACAACCCTTTAATTTATTGGTGAGTTTTTTGTATAATGTATAAAATTATGATGTTTTCAAGCGCATACATGGAATAAATCTACTCTTTTTGACACATTACTAAATAGTGCAATGCTTGTCTAGATTAGTTCGTAATCAAGTGTAATGAATAGAAAAGAGGTGTCTTTCGTTTGGAACAAGAAAAAGTAGTTATTAAAATTAACGATAATGGTTCTATTCGCGTTAATGGGAACGTTGAATTAGTGGACGGTAATGGAGATGCATATAGTGTGGGAAATACTTTTTCTCTTTGCCGATGCGGCCAATCCGGGAAACAACCCTTTTGTGATGGAACGCATAAAAAAATTGAATTCAATAGTGCTCCGCGAGCAGAATAAGTTTTACATAGTGTAAGGTTAGACAAATGAATGTTAGAAAGTCGAGCTATTGGTTCTTAAAACATGACCATTAGCTTTTTTATTTTTAGGATACAATAATTTGAAACTAAGCTTACTCTTGCAACGTGAATTTAGGAAGCTGATAAGGAGGACAATGAATGGAAATCCTTCATAAGGGACATGAAGGACAAAATTCGGCAATCAGCCAAAGAAAATGTCCTTCATTCGAGTCATGAAGGACAAAATTCAGAAATCTAGACAGGAAATGTCCTTCGCTTTTTAGACAGCACCTCAGCTCTTTCAATATACGTGACTTTTTAATTCCTGTAGTTTCCTGTGAATAAATGCATGTGTGTTCTTTAAGTCATTGTTATCTATCTCTACAGATAAAGCTGTAATTTCTCCTTTGAAAAAATCTTCTGCCTGTATAAGTAAGGATTCCTTTAATTTCATCATCTCTTTTTGGAAAAGGGAGTAATAGTGCAATTCAATCTTTTCGCGCTGGTTTTTTATATACTTATCTACAGGTCCTCTTAGCTTTTCTTCAAGCTCGTCCCGTAATACGCGGTTGCCTTTTACTATAAAGGAATCTTTCATATTTTGATAACGCTCTAGCAATTGTTCATATTGTCCAAATGAAAAATCATGCATCTCTTCTGAAAAAGAAAGCAAATCGATAGTTGGCTCACTATACGGCATAAAAAATGTGTGATGGACATCCTTTTCAATCGTCCCCGTTAAACGTCGATGTTTCTCTTTCAGCTGCTTTTTTAGAAATACTTCAATGCGAAAAGAAGTGGCTCTCATTTCTTGCGTGAGATCATAGGCAATAAATTGTATAATTTCACTCAGACATTTCCTTAATGTGGTATGAAAGTCTCCTTCCCGAAAACGACTAAACGTAAAAATATCTTTAAATTCATCAAAATAACGATAAAACACACGCTGTTTTACATAATAAAGAAGTTCGTGAATTTCTTGCAGCACTAACTTTTCTTCAATATCATCCTGACTTGTGCGAATCGTTTCAACGGCTTGCTCTTTTTTTATAAAGGCTTCGTTTAATCGTTTTACTCTTTCTGATTCATCTATATCTGCTGCATGCAGCCAGCTATCCATAATCCCAGTAATCATTGAAAGGTCATGGATGGATGATTGAATAGAAAGCTCCGTTAAATCATTTAATGTAAAACGGTGAAGTGCTTCCTCAAAGACAGCTAAACCTGAATAGCTCACTCCATTCTTTCGTGATGGCTCCGGGATTTTTGATTCATAAAGTTGCTTTTGCTCTTGTGTACAGGCCCCTCTTATATATATCTTCGCATACATGGCCAGCTGACTGGATACAGGGAAGATAGACGGGTAACGAATTCCGCAACGAAGAAGTTCTTTTTCCACATGAGTTAAAACATGTTGTACTTCTTCTGCATTTTCCGCTAAATCGGCTGCATTTACAATAAAGAACATTTTATCATTGGTAAAACAGTCCTTAATACGACCAAGCTGGATAAGAAACTCCCGGTCCGCTTTTGAAAAAGCGTGATTGTAATATGTAACAAAAAGAACAGCATCCGATTCTTTAATATAATTAAAAGCGAGTTCAGTATGACGACGGTGAATCGAATCAGCGCCTGGAGTATCGACGAGAATGATGCCTTGTCGTGTGATTGGGCAGTCATAATACAAGTTGATCTTCTCAATAAAACAAGCGTGTTGTTCTGTAGCAACAAGTCTTTGAAATTCAGTGATGGAGACCTTCTTTTCTTGGTTAATTAAAGCATTCATTTCGTCATATCCTAATTGAATGGCTTTTAATAAGGCAATTTGTCCTTTATCCAACAATTCTAGAGGGTCTCGCTTTTCTTCTTTTTTCTGCTCATTGGAATCGGTGTTATCGTTATCAACCTGTTCTTTTTCGGCTATTTCTTTAAGAATTTCTTCCCGTTTTGATAACAATTGAAAGAGCTCTGAAATACTTTCAACTGAAGTTTCAGAAGGGGAAAGGGCATCGTTAATATCCTTTAATAAATCTTGTTCTTGTTTAAAGTTCACAATGACCGTTTCGTGAGGGTACTCCTGAGTTGGCGGCAAGATTTGATTGATAGCTGCAGTTGTTGGGCTTGGCGAGACGGGTAATATATTCTCTCCTATTAAAGCATTGGCGAAAGAGGACTTCCCCGCACTAAAAGCTCCAAATAACGTCACGATAAACCTTTGATTTCTCAGCCTGTCCGCTCGTTCTCCTAAGTCTAGACTATATGAATGCAATCCTTTATATTTCTCAATTTGAGCGGCTATTTCTATGAGACTGTCTGCTGTTTGCTGACGCTTTTCATTGAGATGGTTGAGATCGACTTGTTTTTCTTTTTTTTCGTTTGTAAATAATTCCCCAATATTAACGGTCCATTTCTTCGGCCGAACAGAAACTGCTCTTCCTTTAGTAAATGTAAATGATGATGAAGATTGTAAAGGGTGGCTTTCGTTCTCCATAATGGTTTGAGATGTGTTATGACGTAACAGTTCTCGTAAGGAGTTAACCCTCGTTTCAACTTTGTTATGGATATTCTTAATTCCTGAAATGGCGGCTAACTTTCTTTCCAATTCATCCCGTTTTCTAATTTGATTTTTTTGTTGTGAACCTTCTCGTTTTCGTAAAGCCTTTATTGCTTCTTCTAATTGGACTCTCGCTGCTTTTTTGTAATGCGCATGTACGGATTCTATAACGGATTGACAGTAGTTAAGAACATACTCATGTGAAAACAAAGCGCCTCGCTTTAACAAATTTGTAATGATATCTGGCTCAAGGTTTCCTTCAAACCGATGTATGGATAACTGAACTGCCTCATCATCAATTTCATAGGCTTCCATATGTTTAAAGAGTAAATCTTTAATGTGAATATCTAAATAAGTTCTTGCATTTTCTTTCACTTCGTTGAAAAATTCAGTTTTTCTTTTTTCCTTTTCTGCTCTAGTTTTTTTTCTAGAAAACAAACCATTTAATTTAAAACTAAGCTGTTCGGATTCAAGAAAGTCTCTTGCTAGATTTCTTGTGTGATAGGGCATTAAATTTGCGTTTTGTAATACGGTTTTAAGTTTTTCTTCAAATTCAATTTCAAAGTGTTCTTGCAAGTCATCTAAAGGAATGAGCTTTTCTTTAGTTGCTTTCAAGCTCTTTCTTAGCTCTGCCTCATCCTCTAATTGATGAGGGGTCAATATTTCGCCATACTCCGTTAACTCTTTATTGTATTGTTTTTTTAACCACTTTTTATGTTGTTCGATTAACATAAATCCTTCTTTTACGATATTTAGTAAAACTCTTTTTTCTTTCGAGGTGATATACGTTTCTAAGCATGACTTTAATTGATCAAGCTCATTGAAACGCGCGTTATGTACTTTTCCGGAAACAAATAATAATTCATTGAAGCTTATATTATGGTCTACTAACGATTGATGGACTTGCTCGCGAAACAAAGAAAATGGAATTTCTGTTTCCAAATGTTTATCAATTTGATTAACAACGATTATACAATCTTTATTACTTGTTGTTATTTGTTTTAAAAAGGAAAAGTTAACCTCCGATTGAACATGATGATAATCCATCATATAGACAATAGAATCAACTAAATGAAGACTTGATTCCGTTGCGACACGATGAGCATCATCTGTAGAGTCGATTCCTGGAGTATCGATAAAGGCAACACCTTCTGGTAAATTTGCATTTGGATTGCTAATTTCTATTTCTGTCACTGAATCTCCGTCACGGCAGTAGCTTTGAATTTGTGTTAAATCGTTCGGGTTTTCTAGCGTAAGCAAGCCCTTTTCTTTAAATAGTACCTTTACAAATGGAGGACCATGATGAATTTTAACAATGTTGGCACTAGTAGGAATAGGGTGAGATGGTAAAATGGTTTCTCCTAATAATTCATTAATTAAAGTGGACTTTCCGGCTGAAAAATGGCCGCAAAAACCAATAGCGTATTCGTTACGGCTCGCCTTGGCTAAAAGATCTTCTCCTTTTTTCAAACACTCTTCATTCGCATCTTCTTTAAAGATATGATTTAGCTCACGTAATCGCTCCTGCACCATTTGGGTCGTATAATTAGCGTTCATAATCGTTTCATCTAGCTTGCCAAGTTCCGTATTATCACTCATATCTTTCTCACTTCCAATCACGACGATTTATCCTTTATGAAAAAATGTACTATAAAATCTCATCTAAAGAGCGGGGCATTTCTATTGTATAAAAGACGGCAAGGCGTTGCCTATATTATTGAACATATCTGACACCCGTATCAATTTTTTTATCATAAAATTGTTCAAAAAAGTATTAATTCTTACTGCTCGCTAGGTTCATATGTAATATCGACGGATTTATGAATTCTATAGATGAATCTTAAATGAATAATCAATTTTGTTTGAAATTGTGAAAAAGGTATTTTGTGAATCTGCTTAGAATTTAAAAGAGTAGTTTTGATTGTAGCGGTGTTTATATCCATTTCTTAATAATGATAAGGGGGAGAAGCATGCGTCTTAAAGATCGAGTTGCAATGATTACAGGTGCAGGGGGGGCTATGGGGCAAGCTATTGCTTTACGGTTTGCGGAAGAAGGAGCAGCACTTGTATTAACGGATATATCGGAAAATAGGTTAAAACAAACAGAAGAAAAAGTAGCTAGTCTAACAGAAGTAGTTGCTATACGCTCTAACGTATTAAATCTTTCTGAGATTCAAGAGGTTGTTCAAGCAGGTCAAGATCGTTTTCAATCAATAGATATTTTAATCAACGTGGTCGGCGGCGTTCGAGGAGCATAGATGAATCAGTCAATTATGGAAATGGACGTAAACCGATGGGATGATACGTGGAAACTAAATTTAAAGGGAACTGTCAATTGTATTCAGTTAGTAGCTAATCAGATGATGGCTAAAAAATATGGGAAAATCGTAAATATTTCCTCTATTCATCTAGCTGGAGCAAAAGGGTTTTCTGATTATGGAGCTGCTAAAGCAGGTGTAGCCTCTCTAACGAAAACGGCTGCAATGAAGTTAGGGCCTTATATAAATGTTAATTGTATTGCTCCTGGTGTTATTCAAACATCAGCGGTGGAGAGAATGAATGAAGAAGACATACAAGCGTATAAAAATCAAATTATCCTTGATCGATTGGGGGAACCAATCGATGTAGCAAATGCAGCTCTATTTTTAAGCAGCGATGAATCAAGGTATGTGACTGGACAAATCCTAGCAGTTGCCGGTGGAATGTCACCACATCTATAAGTTTGATTGAGAGGAGCGTGCAATACTTAAATTGATGATTATGGAATTCA from Peribacillus asahii carries:
- a CDS encoding CarD family transcriptional regulator; this encodes MEVYDLVQIGDKVFYPMHGAGIIKAIEERKILGKTEEYCVINIPICKMDVMIPMNKIHTSGIRSLVDRKTMKEILLDFHHEKPHNSLSWKERYISNLEKMKTGDVHDSVEIVRNLLFQSKEKSLNSSERHMLNQARRNLISELVLITDLTENQAANLLKLSS
- a CDS encoding tannase/feruloyl esterase family alpha/beta hydrolase, whose amino-acid sequence is MKGKLKTLILFPLLSFVFLLVCSLDNNEVYTQDRASVCSNLKGMSIPASQIGLPTNGATVQSATFVWKTGKYYKNRGFCKVLGAIHPVDKNAPDIHFQVNLPTNWNHKLLQVGGGAFDGVLVTGLGANIGKPLASPDALSKGYVTFGSDSGHQGKSLDGSFALNDEALANFASDQLKKTKDVALELVDARYRSKPSQVYFFGRSNGGREALKVVQRFPTEYDGVIVLYPALNWVSKAIKDNQNANALYANNGAGWISPTENKLINETVLNACDSLDGVADGIVSHITACAKKTNHILTFLSKHLSKEKVDIIKLFNSPLRFNYPLANGLTVTPGYSQLQGANISESRLSQYGTSPLKRKNFVSRLGDGVIKYMVVRDKDFNPVHFNPDQWRGQVVKASQLLDATDPNLSKFKDSGGKLILLHGTADQIVTPYSSVDYYNKLVDKFGKSSLDQFVQFYLVPGYGHRRSEAFTMRADLLGALDTWVVDGKRPVNLVAQDQNADTFGRTRPLCEYPTYPKYKGKGNVNSAANFTCAAP
- a CDS encoding outer membrane protein assembly factor BamB family protein; amino-acid sequence: MKANRFILLSLFCSSLALTTACVTKEANTSIETSERTKDNQMDEPIVSSEPQEKTQTIKQVNETEETFLEIHPKETPEILYETIPKDKLHELKSVYTFSEVYTEVEGVLTFRGNNLRNSSSYGEVKMNPVSLEKTWSFVTGSSPKWGGGAGWTGQPAVIKWDSDIREMMNLKEEFKHKENFIEVIYASLDGKIYFFDLESGKESRNPIKGSISIDPRGYPLLYTGQGIPQQGDIGFRIFSLIDGEMLHFIPGIEADAYRPWGAFDGSALVNRETDTLILGGENGLFYNIKLNTVFNKEEKNIRVAPEQVKYRYKVKGNDYQGIENSVAVYKNLAFFADNGGSIQGINLMTMKPIWALSGTDDTDASIVIEEEENIPFLYTGTEVDKLRGSDSHSLIRKINGVTGEVVWTKKYDAMYNESVNGGMLSTPVIGKNEMKDLAIFTIARHKTMNAGLMVAVNKTTGEEVWRWEMPSYTWSSPVAVYDKNGQAYLIQCDSIGTMYLLNGKTGEVINKINLGSNIEASPAIFNDSIVVASRGGQIFKVKIK
- a CDS encoding amino acid permease; translation: MALDFFIPSGQSKGNKGNKEGNLKWWQLSLIGVGCTIGTGFFLGSAIGIEITGPSIVFSFLLAAIGTYIVYNLLAKMTAEDPQDGSFCYYANKAYGRWAGFSCGWGYWSSNILIMGSQLTALSILSRFWFPHVPLWLFATGYAILSIIVVLTGNKGFDKVENVLAVIKTAAIVMFIILAAAAIFGWIGGDVKHAGFPNSTKELFPEGWKGFWSSLIYAFYAYGGIEVIGLMAMRLKKKEDAPKAGIIMLIVLAIIYIISLGLAVYMAAHGAFNSKESPFVTALDKYHFNFFPHVFNAAIIMAGFSTMTASLFGVTTLLVTLADGGDAPAVFSKKIKKWKDLPFPSLLLATIGLIASIVTALLLPGKIYEYITTAAGILILFNWSFIIISALRILEMKVWGKLLAFIGIALILAAVSGTLMEKSIRMGFFVSLLFVAIIGLVALIMQKKVWNAE
- a CDS encoding CDGSH iron-sulfur domain-containing protein — protein: MEQEKVVIKINDNGSIRVNGNVELVDGNGDAYSVGNTFSLCRCGQSGKQPFCDGTHKKIEFNSAPRAE
- a CDS encoding dynamin family protein; this translates as MIGSEKDMSDNTELGKLDETIMNANYTTQMVQERLRELNHIFKEDANEECLKKGEDLLAKASRNEYAIGFCGHFSAGKSTLINELLGETILPSHPIPTSANIVKIHHGPPFVKVLFKEKGLLTLENPNDLTQIQSYCRDGDSVTEIEISNPNANLPEGVAFIDTPGIDSTDDAHRVATESSLHLVDSIVYMMDYHHVQSEVNFSFLKQITTSNKDCIIVVNQIDKHLETEIPFSLFREQVHQSLVDHNISFNELLFVSGKVHNARFNELDQLKSCLETYITSKEKRVLLNIVKEGFMLIEQHKKWLKKQYNKELTEYGEILTPHQLEDEAELRKSLKATKEKLIPLDDLQEHFEIEFEEKLKTVLQNANLMPYHTRNLARDFLESEQLSFKLNGLFSRKKTRAEKEKRKTEFFNEVKENARTYLDIHIKDLLFKHMEAYEIDDEAVQLSIHRFEGNLEPDIITNLLKRGALFSHEYVLNYCQSVIESVHAHYKKAARVQLEEAIKALRKREGSQQKNQIRKRDELERKLAAISGIKNIHNKVETRVNSLRELLRHNTSQTIMENESHPLQSSSSFTFTKGRAVSVRPKKWTVNIGELFTNEKKEKQVDLNHLNEKRQQTADSLIEIAAQIEKYKGLHSYSLDLGERADRLRNQRFIVTLFGAFSAGKSSFANALIGENILPVSPSPTTAAINQILPPTQEYPHETVIVNFKQEQDLLKDINDALSPSETSVESISELFQLLSKREEILKEIAEKEQVDNDNTDSNEQKKEEKRDPLELLDKGQIALLKAIQLGYDEMNALINQEKKVSITEFQRLVATEQHACFIEKINLYYDCPITRQGIILVDTPGADSIHRRHTELAFNYIKESDAVLFVTYYNHAFSKADREFLIQLGRIKDCFTNDKMFFIVNAADLAENAEEVQHVLTHVEKELLRCGIRYPSIFPVSSQLAMYAKIYIRGACTQEQKQLYESKIPEPSRKNGVSYSGLAVFEEALHRFTLNDLTELSIQSSIHDLSMITGIMDSWLHAADIDESERVKRLNEAFIKKEQAVETIRTSQDDIEEKLVLQEIHELLYYVKQRVFYRYFDEFKDIFTFSRFREGDFHTTLRKCLSEIIQFIAYDLTQEMRATSFRIEVFLKKQLKEKHRRLTGTIEKDVHHTFFMPYSEPTIDLLSFSEEMHDFSFGQYEQLLERYQNMKDSFIVKGNRVLRDELEEKLRGPVDKYIKNQREKIELHYYSLFQKEMMKLKESLLIQAEDFFKGEITALSVEIDNNDLKNTHAFIHRKLQELKSHVY